From a single Pleurodeles waltl isolate 20211129_DDA chromosome 10, aPleWal1.hap1.20221129, whole genome shotgun sequence genomic region:
- the TMEM187 gene encoding transmembrane protein 187: MATQVASRKALLHVAVTSCFCIAIVSTGLFDNVATELGYAHYAERPVPGLPALIAMPFNCLINLAYMVMGVYWLCHDDVAQRQGQASLYIKNVFASMAIVYGPVQWFRLWSMTHSSAVVDQWFTLPIFAWVPVWCHSILHGWSLEMAITIEGLSLTSYGMALAHSQGFELALGCHILAAAWGGLQVQQKHGDSTSRTYMGLALVSCFGFVVFKLLDHYLAHWIFFQRLTGHFWSKVCDVLQYHYSLRFLTYVDSRPRQAIKNKTR; this comes from the coding sequence ATGGCCACCCAGGTGGCCTCAAGGAAAGCTTTGCTTCATGTGGCCGTCACCAGCTGTTTTTGCATTGCCATCGTCAGCACTGGGCTGTTCGACAACGTTGCCACTGAGCTCGGCTACGCTCACTATGCCGAGAGACCGGTGCCTGGCCTCCCAGCCCTCATCGCCATGCCCTTCAACTGTCTCATCAACCTTGCCTACATGGTCATGGGAGTCTACTGGCTGTGCCATGACGATGTTGCTCAACGCCAAGGCCAAGCCAGCCTCTACATCAAGAACGTCTTCGCCTCCATGGCCATCGTTTACGGGCCGGTGCAGTGGTTCAGGCTCTGGTCGATGACCCACAGCTCAGCAGTTGTGGACCAGTGGTTCACTTTGCCCATTTTCGCATGGGTGCCGGTCTGGTGCCATTCGATTCTACATGGCTGGAGCCTGGAAATGGCCATCACCATTGAAGGGCTCTCACTCACCAGTTATGGCATGGCTTTGGCGCACAGTCAGGGTTTTGAGCTTGCTCTTGGTTGCCACATCCTGGCCGCGGCTTGGGGAGGTCTTCAGGTGCAGCAGAAGCACGGGGACTCCACGTCCCGGACCTACATGGGCCTGGCCTTGGTCTCCTGCTTTGGCTTTGTTGTCTTCAAGCTGCTTGACCACTACTTGGCCCACTGGATCTTTTTCCAAAGGCTGACGGGGCACTTCTGGTCCAAAGTCTGCGACGTACTCCAGTACCACTATTCTCTGCGGTTTCTGACATATGTGGATAGCCGTCCAAGGCAAGCTATAAAAAATAAGACCCGCTAA